A single genomic interval of Nostoc commune NIES-4072 harbors:
- the purC gene encoding phosphoribosylaminoimidazolesuccinocarboxamide synthase, producing MSVNSKLYEGKAKILYTTDDPEVLLADFKDDATAFNAQKRGSIQHKGKINCSISSQLFKQLEAIGIKTHFIDSPTPNQMRVKAVKILPLEVVIRNIAAGSLSQQTGLPVGTILKQPMVEFYYKNDQLGDPLLTRDRLYLLELATAEQVDAITHLALQINEFLKNFWQRCGITLVDFKLEFGLDSHQQLLLADEISPDTCRLWDTAEQDLNRRVMDKDRFRRDLGNVEDAYQEVLQRVLKAVESNN from the coding sequence ATGTCTGTTAATTCCAAGTTATACGAAGGCAAAGCCAAAATTCTCTATACAACGGACGATCCGGAAGTCTTGTTGGCCGATTTTAAGGACGACGCCACGGCGTTTAACGCCCAAAAACGTGGCAGTATCCAACACAAAGGAAAAATTAATTGTAGCATTTCCAGCCAGCTTTTTAAACAGTTGGAGGCAATTGGTATAAAGACTCACTTTATCGACAGCCCTACCCCGAATCAGATGCGGGTGAAGGCAGTAAAGATTTTGCCCTTAGAAGTAGTTATTAGAAATATTGCTGCTGGCAGTTTGTCTCAACAAACAGGCTTACCAGTGGGTACAATTCTAAAACAGCCAATGGTAGAGTTTTATTACAAAAACGATCAGTTAGGAGATCCTTTGCTGACACGCGATCGCCTGTACCTGTTAGAACTAGCTACTGCGGAACAAGTAGATGCAATTACACATCTAGCATTGCAAATCAATGAATTTCTCAAAAACTTTTGGCAACGATGCGGCATTACCCTAGTAGACTTCAAACTAGAGTTTGGTTTGGACTCACACCAGCAGTTGCTTTTGGCAGACGAAATTAGCCCCGACACCTGCCGTTTATGGGATACCGCAGAACAGGACTTAAACCGCCGGGTAATGGACAAAGACCGCTTTCGCCGGGACTTAGGAAATGTAGAGGATGCCTACCAGGAGGTTTTACAAAGAGTGCTAAAAGCAGTAGAGAGTAATAATTAA
- a CDS encoding histidine kinase: protein MKVEGDEGAEGAGEAGEVGREELITHAQCPMPNAQCPMPNAQ from the coding sequence TTGAAGGTTGAAGGGGATGAGGGAGCAGAGGGAGCAGGGGAGGCAGGGGAGGTAGGGAGAGAAGAATTAATAACCCATGCCCAATGCCCAATGCCCAATGCCCAATGCCCAATGCCCAATGCCCAATGA
- a CDS encoding glycosyltransferase family 4 protein, giving the protein MRIALFTETFLPKVDGIVTRLRHTVDHLQRSGNQVLVIAPDGGITEHKGAKVYGVTGFPLPLYPELKMALPRPAIGYALEEFKPDIIHVVNPAVLGLSGIFYSKILKIPLVASYHTHLPQYLQHYGLGMLEGFLWELLKGAHNQAALNLCTSTAMVEELTAHGIERVDLWQRGVDTELFHPDLASVEMRSRLSKNHPESPLLLYVGRLSAEKEIERIKPILEAIPEARLALVGDGPHREALQKHFAGTNTYFVGYLMGQELGSAFASADAFIFPSRTETLGLVLLEAMAAGCPVVAARSGGIPDIVTDGVNGYLFEPTADVQGAITATVRLLEQKQQRDIIRQNARQEAEIWGWPSATRQLVDYYQKVLFSEKLAKSGSRE; this is encoded by the coding sequence ATGAGAATTGCCCTATTTACCGAAACCTTTTTACCCAAGGTTGACGGCATTGTAACGCGCCTGCGCCATACTGTTGACCATTTGCAGCGCAGTGGTAATCAAGTGCTGGTAATTGCCCCTGATGGAGGCATCACAGAACACAAAGGCGCTAAAGTTTACGGCGTTACTGGCTTTCCTCTGCCATTGTATCCAGAATTGAAAATGGCACTTCCCCGCCCAGCCATTGGGTACGCTTTGGAAGAGTTCAAGCCAGATATTATTCATGTCGTGAATCCAGCCGTTTTAGGTTTGTCTGGGATATTTTATAGCAAAATCCTCAAAATACCCTTAGTAGCGTCTTACCATACGCATTTACCCCAATATCTCCAGCATTACGGCTTGGGGATGCTAGAGGGTTTTCTTTGGGAACTGCTCAAAGGCGCTCATAATCAAGCAGCTTTAAATCTGTGTACTTCCACAGCAATGGTGGAGGAACTGACAGCACATGGTATTGAACGTGTAGATTTATGGCAGCGCGGGGTGGATACGGAATTATTTCACCCCGATTTGGCTAGTGTAGAGATGCGATCGCGCCTATCAAAAAATCATCCAGAAAGTCCATTGTTACTTTACGTGGGGCGGCTTTCTGCTGAAAAAGAAATTGAGCGCATCAAACCAATTTTAGAAGCAATTCCCGAAGCGCGGTTAGCATTGGTTGGGGATGGCCCCCACCGTGAAGCATTGCAAAAACACTTTGCTGGCACAAACACTTATTTTGTTGGATATCTCATGGGGCAAGAATTAGGTTCTGCCTTTGCGAGTGCTGATGCCTTTATCTTTCCTTCTCGTACAGAAACACTAGGTTTAGTACTACTAGAAGCGATGGCGGCTGGCTGTCCAGTAGTAGCAGCCCGTTCCGGGGGGATTCCTGATATTGTCACAGATGGAGTAAATGGATATCTTTTTGAGCCAACAGCAGATGTTCAAGGAGCCATCACTGCTACTGTTCGCCTCTTAGAACAAAAACAACAACGAGACATCATTCGTCAAAATGCTCGCCAGGAAGCAGAAATTTGGGGTTGGCCATCTGCTACCAGACAGCTAGTAGATTACTATCAAAAGGTATTATTTTCTGAAAAGTTGGCAAAATCAGGAAGTAGGGAGTAG
- a CDS encoding GAF domain-containing protein has product MTLPNSGSVLATLTELTQVNRTHALLRRVKDLSVNEFVCLLDFITAEFQQFLRAIELINNEALETMLEKVLEAITLKIGQILQAEHTAIFLVDYDKGQLWSKVPQDNTQKFLEIRTPITVGIPGHVASTGEYLNISETSTHPLFSPELEKQMGYKIHNILCMPVISSKNQTVAVVQLANKTGNVPFNSDDEERFRDFAASIGIILESCQSFYVAARNQRGATALLRATQTLGQSLDLEATLQIVMEQARILMQADRSTLFLYRKELSELWTKVAAVDGTNLIEIRIPANRGIAGYVASTGEALNISDAYKDPRFDPTTDRKTGYVTRNILCLPVFNSANELIGVTQLINKQQSSFTASDEEFMRAFNIQAGVALENARLFENVLLEKQYQKDILQSLSDAVISTDMAGRIVTINDAALELLGCPIKDANSKNNKLSWEQNLIGRLVWEVVPIENLQMRLEDSLKTGAKHYVPEQSLIVGIFQVKSEELEVKSETQESKFKTLDSILAVRDRTNPDVFIPWNLPLASQSEFLTADEVQKLERSTNLTVNPLTNPEGGVRGGLVVLEDISQEKRMKTTMSRYLTPHVAEQIMALGEDALMVGERKEVTILFSDIRGYTTLTENLGAAEVVLLLNQYFETMVEAVFNHEGTLDKFIGDALMAVFGAPLPLTENHAWRAVQSALDMRQRLEEFNRRRIIQAQPQIHIGIGISSGDVVSGNIGSRKRMDYTVIGDGVNLSSRLEAVTKDYGCDIILSEFTYQLCSDRIWVRQLDKIRVKGKHQAVNIYELIGDRSTPLNANTQEFLFQYHTGRSAYLSRNFSQAIACFEAAKCIQPQDQAVDIHLERARNYQQAPPPESWDGVWTMLSK; this is encoded by the coding sequence ATGACACTCCCTAACTCTGGCAGCGTCTTGGCTACATTAACTGAACTGACTCAAGTTAATCGTACTCACGCCCTATTGCGTCGTGTCAAAGACTTATCTGTTAATGAATTTGTTTGCTTACTCGACTTCATAACTGCTGAATTCCAACAATTTCTTAGAGCTATTGAACTGATCAATAATGAAGCTCTAGAAACTATGTTGGAGAAAGTGCTAGAAGCTATCACACTCAAAATTGGTCAAATCCTGCAAGCAGAACACACAGCTATTTTTTTAGTTGACTATGACAAAGGTCAACTCTGGTCAAAAGTTCCCCAAGACAATACCCAAAAATTCTTAGAAATTCGGACTCCCATCACAGTGGGTATTCCCGGTCATGTTGCCAGTACAGGTGAATATCTAAATATATCTGAAACTTCTACTCATCCCTTATTTAGCCCAGAACTTGAAAAACAAATGGGCTACAAAATTCACAATATTTTATGTATGCCTGTTATCAGTAGCAAAAACCAGACTGTAGCGGTAGTGCAACTGGCTAATAAAACCGGGAATGTTCCGTTTAATTCTGATGATGAAGAACGGTTTCGAGACTTTGCCGCTTCTATTGGTATTATTCTGGAAAGCTGCCAATCTTTTTATGTAGCCGCTCGTAATCAAAGAGGCGCAACGGCTTTGTTGCGGGCAACTCAGACACTAGGGCAAAGTTTGGATTTAGAAGCAACTTTGCAGATAGTCATGGAGCAAGCTCGAATTTTAATGCAAGCAGACCGCAGTACACTATTTTTATATCGTAAAGAGTTGAGCGAACTCTGGACGAAAGTTGCAGCAGTAGATGGCACAAACTTGATAGAAATCCGCATTCCCGCTAACCGTGGCATTGCTGGCTATGTGGCTTCTACTGGGGAAGCCTTAAATATTTCCGATGCTTATAAAGATCCCCGCTTTGACCCGACTACAGATAGAAAAACTGGGTATGTAACTCGCAATATCCTGTGTTTGCCAGTATTTAATTCGGCAAATGAATTAATTGGCGTTACACAATTAATTAATAAGCAACAAAGCAGTTTTACCGCTTCTGATGAAGAGTTTATGCGGGCTTTTAATATTCAGGCAGGAGTTGCTTTAGAAAATGCTCGTCTGTTTGAAAATGTGCTATTAGAAAAACAGTATCAAAAAGATATTTTACAAAGTTTATCAGATGCAGTGATTTCTACAGATATGGCAGGACGCATTGTTACGATAAATGATGCGGCGCTAGAGTTACTGGGCTGTCCTATAAAAGATGCTAATAGTAAGAACAACAAGCTTTCGTGGGAACAAAATTTGATTGGTCGCCTAGTTTGGGAAGTTGTACCAATTGAAAATCTCCAAATGCGGCTAGAAGATAGTTTAAAAACTGGAGCTAAACATTATGTGCCAGAGCAAAGTTTGATAGTAGGAATTTTTCAGGTTAAGAGTGAGGAGTTAGAAGTTAAAAGTGAGACTCAAGAATCAAAATTCAAGACTTTGGACTCAATTTTAGCAGTCCGCGATCGCACTAACCCCGATGTGTTCATTCCCTGGAATTTACCCCTGGCTTCCCAATCTGAGTTTCTCACTGCTGATGAAGTACAAAAATTAGAACGCAGCACAAATCTCACTGTTAATCCCTTAACTAACCCAGAAGGCGGTGTGCGGGGTGGTTTGGTGGTGTTGGAAGACATCAGCCAGGAAAAACGGATGAAAACCACCATGTCCCGTTACCTAACGCCCCATGTAGCTGAACAAATCATGGCTTTGGGGGAAGATGCTTTAATGGTGGGTGAGCGCAAGGAAGTAACCATATTGTTTTCTGATATCCGAGGCTATACCACACTTACAGAAAATCTCGGTGCAGCCGAAGTAGTGTTGCTGCTCAATCAGTATTTTGAAACGATGGTAGAGGCGGTTTTTAACCACGAAGGCACTCTCGATAAATTTATTGGTGATGCCTTAATGGCGGTATTTGGTGCGCCGCTACCACTTACAGAAAATCATGCATGGAGGGCTGTGCAGTCAGCGTTAGATATGCGACAACGGTTAGAGGAATTTAACCGACGGCGAATTATCCAGGCGCAGCCACAAATCCATATTGGCATTGGAATTAGTTCTGGAGATGTGGTTTCGGGTAATATTGGTTCCCGCAAACGCATGGATTACACCGTAATTGGAGATGGCGTAAATTTGAGTTCGCGTTTAGAAGCGGTAACTAAGGATTATGGTTGTGATATAATTCTAAGCGAATTTACTTATCAGCTTTGCAGCGATCGCATTTGGGTGCGCCAGTTAGATAAAATTCGAGTCAAAGGGAAACACCAGGCTGTAAACATCTACGAGTTAATTGGCGATCGCAGCACCCCTTTAAATGCCAACACTCAAGAATTTTTATTCCAATATCATACCGGACGCTCGGCTTATTTATCGCGCAACTTTTCACAAGCGATCGCCTGTTTTGAAGCCGCCAAATGTATCCAACCCCAAGACCAAGCTGTTGATATCCATCTAGAACGGGCGCGTAATTACCAACAAGCGCCGCCCCCAGAATCCTGGGATGGTGTTTGGACAATGCTTAGTAAATAG
- a CDS encoding DUF7219 family protein, which produces MENKIVNKDDFLYPRGRYYGQVKPENLVFNANLQEFAQRVSYICNLETGGKLPPGEAYEQIKDLWKQLKRSKKELRIGEDPFQNDQGEVEG; this is translated from the coding sequence TTGGAGAACAAAATAGTGAACAAAGATGATTTTCTTTATCCTCGCGGCCGCTACTATGGTCAGGTAAAGCCAGAAAATTTGGTTTTTAATGCAAATCTACAAGAATTTGCCCAACGAGTAAGCTACATTTGCAACTTAGAAACAGGTGGAAAACTGCCTCCAGGTGAAGCTTACGAACAAATAAAGGATCTATGGAAACAGTTGAAACGTTCAAAAAAAGAGTTAAGAATTGGCGAAGATCCGTTTCAGAATGACCAGGGGGAGGTTGAAGGTTGA
- a CDS encoding BamA/TamA family outer membrane protein, translating to MRLSPMLLAAVAITVPLGGSLSANAKTANSSKQTTEVLTLETNQHPEKDTGQVDSKSLESRPNSARVMQAEKSHIVAVYPVNLKAMPAAGYAYPTPEVIVPTSTTPKTAQTPQTDPNSTQQPSPAPDIPPPEIQQPTPSPTPETTPVPENINPPTTEPLSPTTPEPSTAPDVPFPNSQQRTPAPSPGATPSPQNVNPPTTPENAQPNTTAPEANDPRVLVSEVVVRAQTGQLPPGLEDQVYRVIRTQPGRTTTRSQLQEDINAIFGTGFFSNVQAAPEDTPLGVRVSFVVQPNPVLSKVEVQANPGTGVASVLPANTVDEVFKDQYGKILNLRDLQEGIKQLNKRYQDQGYVLANVIGAPQVSENGVVTLQIAEGVVENIRVRFRNKDGQETNEKGQPIRGRTQDYIITRELELKPGQVFNRNTVQKDLQRVYGLGLFEDVNVSLDPGTDPSKVDVVVNVAERSSGSIAAGAGISSASGLFGTVSYQQQNLNGRNQKLGAEVQVGERELLFDLRFTDPWIAGDPYRTSYTTNIFRRSSISLIFDGKDQDIRTFDPGNPTNTDAQDRPRILRLGGGVTFTRPLSANPYKASVWTASAGLQYQRVSARDADGNLRKTGAVFDEDNGNRISEEIPLTLSSGGQDDLLLLQLGAQRDRRNNPLQPTKGSYLRFGVDQSVPIGLGNVLLTRFRGSYSQYLPIKLINLSKGAQTLAFNLQAGTILGDLPPYEAFTLGGSNSVRGYEEGALGSGRSYVQASVEYRFPVFSVVSGALFFDLGSDLGTSTRAAEVLNKNGSGFGYGLGVRVQSPLGPIRIDYGINDDGDSRINFGIGERF from the coding sequence ATGCGTTTATCTCCCATGTTGCTGGCAGCAGTAGCAATTACAGTCCCTTTGGGCGGTTCATTGAGTGCAAATGCAAAAACCGCCAACAGTTCAAAACAGACAACAGAAGTTTTGACACTAGAAACAAATCAGCACCCAGAAAAGGATACTGGTCAGGTTGATAGTAAAAGTTTAGAATCTCGACCTAATTCTGCAAGGGTTATGCAGGCGGAGAAATCGCACATTGTCGCAGTTTACCCTGTCAATCTAAAAGCGATGCCTGCGGCGGGCTACGCCTACCCAACCCCAGAGGTAATCGTGCCAACCTCCACAACGCCAAAAACTGCACAAACCCCTCAAACAGATCCTAACTCTACTCAACAGCCGTCTCCCGCTCCAGACATTCCACCACCAGAAATTCAACAACCAACGCCTTCTCCAACTCCTGAGACTACTCCAGTTCCAGAAAATATCAACCCACCGACAACGGAACCTTTATCACCCACAACTCCAGAACCATCTACCGCTCCCGATGTTCCATTCCCCAATAGTCAACAAAGAACACCTGCTCCAAGCCCAGGTGCGACTCCCAGTCCGCAGAATGTTAACCCGCCGACAACTCCAGAAAATGCTCAACCCAATACTACAGCCCCAGAAGCCAATGACCCCCGCGTATTGGTATCGGAAGTAGTAGTTAGAGCACAGACTGGGCAACTACCACCAGGACTGGAAGACCAAGTTTATAGAGTAATTCGTACCCAACCAGGACGAACAACAACCCGCAGCCAACTGCAAGAAGATATTAACGCCATCTTTGGTACTGGTTTCTTCTCCAACGTGCAAGCAGCCCCAGAAGATACCCCCTTAGGAGTGCGGGTGAGCTTTGTTGTACAGCCTAACCCCGTTCTAAGCAAAGTAGAAGTGCAAGCCAATCCTGGTACTGGTGTTGCCTCAGTACTCCCAGCTAATACTGTGGATGAAGTCTTTAAGGATCAGTATGGCAAAATCCTTAACTTGCGTGACTTACAGGAAGGCATCAAGCAATTAAACAAGCGATATCAAGACCAAGGTTACGTACTAGCTAACGTGATTGGAGCGCCACAAGTCTCTGAAAACGGAGTTGTGACCTTGCAAATAGCAGAAGGTGTAGTAGAGAATATTAGAGTCCGGTTTCGCAATAAAGATGGTCAAGAGACAAACGAGAAAGGACAACCAATTCGGGGACGGACACAGGATTACATCATTACGCGAGAATTGGAGTTGAAGCCAGGACAAGTATTTAATCGCAACACAGTACAAAAAGACCTACAGCGCGTGTATGGACTAGGACTGTTTGAAGATGTGAATGTCTCCCTTGACCCTGGTACTGATCCCAGCAAGGTGGATGTAGTAGTAAATGTAGCTGAACGCAGCAGTGGTTCTATTGCTGCTGGTGCAGGCATTAGTTCTGCTAGCGGACTTTTTGGAACAGTTAGCTATCAACAGCAAAACCTGAACGGTAGGAACCAAAAACTGGGAGCAGAAGTACAGGTGGGAGAACGGGAACTGCTGTTTGACCTGCGGTTCACAGACCCCTGGATTGCCGGAGATCCCTACCGGACTTCCTACACAACCAATATTTTTCGCCGCAGTTCCATTTCGTTGATCTTTGATGGCAAAGATCAAGATATTAGGACGTTTGACCCAGGTAATCCTACTAATACAGATGCTCAGGATCGCCCCCGGATTCTCCGTCTAGGTGGTGGTGTTACCTTTACCCGTCCCCTCTCTGCCAATCCTTACAAAGCTTCTGTATGGACTGCCTCAGCAGGTTTACAGTATCAACGAGTTTCTGCACGCGATGCTGACGGCAATCTCAGAAAAACAGGAGCTGTATTTGATGAGGATAACGGCAACCGCATCAGCGAGGAAATTCCACTAACCTTATCTAGCGGCGGTCAAGACGATTTACTACTGTTGCAACTGGGAGCACAGCGCGATCGCCGTAATAACCCATTGCAACCCACTAAGGGTTCTTATCTCCGCTTCGGAGTTGATCAGTCGGTTCCCATCGGGCTAGGCAACGTCTTACTCACCAGATTTCGGGGAAGCTATAGCCAATATTTACCTATTAAGCTGATTAACCTCTCCAAAGGCGCACAAACCTTAGCATTTAATCTGCAAGCAGGAACCATCCTTGGTGACTTGCCTCCTTACGAAGCCTTTACCCTTGGAGGTAGCAACTCCGTCCGGGGTTATGAAGAAGGAGCATTAGGTAGTGGACGCTCTTATGTGCAAGCATCAGTAGAGTATCGGTTTCCAGTTTTTTCAGTAGTCAGTGGCGCACTATTTTTTGATCTCGGCAGCGATCTGGGAACTAGTACTAGGGCGGCTGAAGTTTTGAACAAAAATGGTAGTGGCTTCGGCTATGGTCTTGGCGTTCGCGTCCAGTCTCCATTGGGGCCAATTCGGATTGATTACGGTATCAACGATGATGGTGATAGCCGAATTAATTTCGGTATTGGCGAAAGGTTTTAA